In Trifolium pratense cultivar HEN17-A07 linkage group LG7, ARS_RC_1.1, whole genome shotgun sequence, a genomic segment contains:
- the LOC123894354 gene encoding (+)-neomenthol dehydrogenase-like isoform X3, whose product MGKATKRYAVVTGSNKGIGFEIVRQLASAEINVVLTARDEKRGLQALETLKSFGLSDFVVFHQLDIADASSIASLANFVKSEFGKLDILALSEDNRRKAVTQTYELAEECLQTNYYGAKITTESFLPLLKLSDSPRIVNVSSTLGQLESIPNGWPKSFFNDVDNLTEEKVDKVLKKFLKDFKEGSLDQENGWPKTFSAYIISKAAMNAYTRILAKNFPTLCINSVCPGYVVTDITANTGLLTVEEGASSVVRLALLRNSSPSGLFFYRSGVSSF is encoded by the exons ATGGGAAAAGCTACTAAAAG GTATGCAGTGGTGACTGGTTCGAACAAAGGAATTGGGTTCGAGATAGTAAGGCAGTTAGCTTCAGCTGAAATTAATGTGGTGCTTACAGCAAGAGACGAGAAAAGGGGTCTTCAAGCATTAGAAACACTCAAATCCTTTGGTCTATCCGATTTTGTTGTCTTTCATCAATTAGATATTGCTGATGCTTCAAGTATAGCCTCTCTTGCAAATTTTGTCAAGTCTGAATTTGGAAAACTTGATATCCTG GCATTATCAGAAGATAATAGAAGAAAGGCAGTGACTCAAACATATGAGTTAGCTGAAGAATGCTTGCAAACAAATTATTATGGAGCTAAAATAACTACTGAATCATTTCTGCCACTCCTAAAGTTATCTGATTCACCAAGAATTGTGAATGTATCATCAACTTTAGGGCAGTTAGAG AGTATACCAAATGGATGGCCAAAAAGTTTCTTCAATGACGTCGATAACCTTACAGAAGAGAAAGTGGATAAAGTATTGAAGAAATTTCTGAAAGATTTCAAAGAAGGTTCATTAGATCAAGAAAATGGCTGGCCTAAGACTTTTAGTGCTTATATCATTTCTAAAGCTGCTATGAATGCATATACAAGAATTCTTGCTAAGAATTTTCCTACTTTATGTATCAATAGTGTTTGTCCTGGTTATGTTGTAACAGATATAACTGCCAATACCGGTTTGTTAACAGTTGAAGAAGGTGCTTCTAGTGTTGTGAGGCTCGCACTACTTCGCAACAGTAGTCCATCTGGCCTATTCTTTTACCGGAGTGGAGTTTCTTCCTTTTGA
- the LOC123894355 gene encoding (+)-neomenthol dehydrogenase-like, whose amino-acid sequence MGETAQRYAVVTGANKGIGFEIVRQLASAGIKVVVTARDEKRGLHALETLKASGLSDFVVFHQLDVADAASVASLAHFVKSQFGKLDILVNNAGIGGIIIHDLKLFNQAILNRGVLSEDDRRKAVTQTYELAKECLQTNYYGAKITSESLLPLLQLSDSPRIVNVSSYLGQLESIPNGWLKSFFSDADNLTEAKVDEVLKKFLKDFKEGLLDQDNGWPKTFSAYIISKASMNAYTRILAKNFPTLCINSICPGYVITDMTANTGLFTAEEGATSVVRLALLPNGCPSGVFFFRNEVSSF is encoded by the exons ATGGGAGAAACTGCACAAAG GTATGCCGTGGTGACTGGAGCAAACAAAGGAATTGGGTTTGAGATTGTAAGGCAATTAGCTTCAGCTGGAATCAAAGTGGTGGTTACAGCAAGAGATGAGAAAAGAGGTCTTCATGCATTGGAAACACTCAAAGCTTCTGGTCTTTCTGACTTTGTTGTTTTTCATCAACTAGATGTGGCTGATGCTGCAAGTGTAGCCTCTCTTGCACATTTTGTCAAATCCCAATTTGGCAAACTTGACATTCTG GTTAACAATGCAGGAATTGGTGGAATTATAATTCATGACTTAAAGTTATTTAATCAAGCTATCCTCAACCGTGGG GTATTATCTGAAGATGATAGGAGAAAGGCAGTGACTCAAACATATGAGTTAGCTAAAGAATGTTTGCAAACAAATTATTATGGTGCTAAAATAACTTCTGAATCACTTCTTCCCCTGCTTCAGTTATCTGATTCACCAAGAATTGTGAATGTATCATCCTATTTGGGGCAGTTAGAG AGTATACCAAATGGCTGGCTAAAAAGCTTCTTCAGTGATGCTGATAACCTAACAGAAGCGAAAGTGGATGAAGTATTGAAGAAATTTCTGAAAGATTTCAAAGAAGGTTTATTAGATCAAGACAATGGCTGGCCTAAGACTTTTAGTGCTTATATCATTTCTAAAGCTTCTATGAATGCATATACAAGAATTCTTGCTAAGAATTTTCCTACTTTATGCATCAATAGTATTTGCCCTGGTTACGTCATAACAGATATGACTGCCAATACCGGATTATTTACGGCTGAAGAAGGTGCTACTAGTGTTGTGAGACTAGCACTACTTCCTAATGGTTGTCCATCCGGCGTCTTCTTTTTCCGGAACGAAGTGTCTTCCTTTTGA
- the LOC123894354 gene encoding (+)-neomenthol dehydrogenase-like isoform X2 produces MEEPTQRYAVVTGSNKGIGFEIVRQLASAEINVVLTARDEKRGLQALETLKSFGLSDFVVFHQLDIADASSIASLANFVKSEFGKLDILVINAGIIGTIIHDKELFNLAIMNRGALSEDNRRKAVTQTYELAEECLQTNYYGAKITTESFLPLLKLSDSPRIVNVSSTLGQLESIPNGWPKSFFNDVDNLTEEKVDKVLKKFLKDFKEGSLDQENGWPKTFSAYIISKAAMNAYTRILAKNFPTLCINSVCPGYVVTDITANTGLLTVEEGASSVVRLALLRNSSPSGLFFYRSGVSSF; encoded by the exons GTATGCAGTGGTGACTGGTTCGAACAAAGGAATTGGGTTCGAGATAGTAAGGCAGTTAGCTTCAGCTGAAATTAATGTGGTGCTTACAGCAAGAGACGAGAAAAGGGGTCTTCAAGCATTAGAAACACTCAAATCCTTTGGTCTATCCGATTTTGTTGTCTTTCATCAATTAGATATTGCTGATGCTTCAAGTATAGCCTCTCTTGCAAATTTTGTCAAGTCTGAATTTGGAAAACTTGATATCCTGGTAA tcaatgcAGGGATTATTGGAACTATAATTCATGACAAAGAGTTATTTAATCTAGCTATCATGAACCGTGGT GCATTATCAGAAGATAATAGAAGAAAGGCAGTGACTCAAACATATGAGTTAGCTGAAGAATGCTTGCAAACAAATTATTATGGAGCTAAAATAACTACTGAATCATTTCTGCCACTCCTAAAGTTATCTGATTCACCAAGAATTGTGAATGTATCATCAACTTTAGGGCAGTTAGAG AGTATACCAAATGGATGGCCAAAAAGTTTCTTCAATGACGTCGATAACCTTACAGAAGAGAAAGTGGATAAAGTATTGAAGAAATTTCTGAAAGATTTCAAAGAAGGTTCATTAGATCAAGAAAATGGCTGGCCTAAGACTTTTAGTGCTTATATCATTTCTAAAGCTGCTATGAATGCATATACAAGAATTCTTGCTAAGAATTTTCCTACTTTATGTATCAATAGTGTTTGTCCTGGTTATGTTGTAACAGATATAACTGCCAATACCGGTTTGTTAACAGTTGAAGAAGGTGCTTCTAGTGTTGTGAGGCTCGCACTACTTCGCAACAGTAGTCCATCTGGCCTATTCTTTTACCGGAGTGGAGTTTCTTCCTTTTGA
- the LOC123894357 gene encoding (+)-neomenthol dehydrogenase-like, which yields MGEAAERIAVVTGSNKGIGFEIVKQLASAGIKVVLTARDEKRGLQALETLKAFGLSEFVVFHQLDVADASNVASLAHFIKSQFGKLDILVNNAGISGTVINDTGLATTLISNHRVLSEDEKKKAVTQTYELAEECLQINYYGTKITTESLSPLLKLSDSPRVVNVSSTLGKLGSLKNEWTKKVFSDVDNLTEEKVDEVLKKFLEDFKEGSLESKDWPQTGGAYVLSKAAMNAYTRIVAKNFPTLCTNSICPGYVITDITGNTGKLTAEEGAASVVKLALLPNGSPSGQFYIRTKVSSF from the exons ATGGGAGAAGCTGCAGAAAG GATTGCAGTGGTGACAGGATCAAACAAAGGAATTGGGTTTGAGATTGTTAAGCAATTAGCTTCAGCCGGAATCAAAGTAGTGCTTACTGCAAGAGACGAAAAAAGAGGTCTTCAAGCTTTGGAAACACTCAAAGCCTTTGGTTTATCTGAATTCGTTGTTTTTCATCAACTAGATGTGGCTGATGCTTCAAATGTAGCCTCTCTTGCACATTTTATCAAATCCCAATTTGGCAAACTTGATATTCTG GTTAACAATGCAGGGATTAGTGGAACTGTAATTAATGACACAGGTTTAGCTACTACGCTTATCTCTAACCATCGA GTGTTATCAgaagatgaaaagaaaaaggcAGTGACTCAAACATATGAGTTAGCTGAAGAATGCttgcaaataaattattatggtACTAAAATAACTACTGAATCACTTTCGCCACTCCTAAAGTTATCTGATTCACCAAGAGTTGTGAATGTCTCATCCACTTTAGGGAAGTTAGGG AGCCTAAAAAATGAATGGACTAAAAAAGTCTTTAGTGATGTTGATAACCTAACCGAAGAGAAAGTGGACGAAGTATTGAAGAAGTTTCTAGAAGATTTCAAAGAAGGTTCATTGGAAAGCAAAGACTGGCCACAAACTGGTGGTGCTTATGTCTTATCTAAAGCTGCTATGAATGCTTATACGAGAATTGTTGCTAAGAATTTTCCGACTTTATGCACCAATAGTATTTGCCCTGGTTATGTCATCACAGATATAACTGGCAATACTGGTAAGTTAACTGCCGAAGAAGGCGCTGCTAGTGTTGTGAAGCTAGCACTACTTCCCAATGGTAGTCCTTCTGGCCAATTCTATATCAGGACTAAGGTTTCTTCCTTTTGA
- the LOC123894354 gene encoding (+)-neomenthol dehydrogenase-like isoform X1 → MGKATKRYAVVTGSNKGIGFEIVRQLASAEINVVLTARDEKRGLQALETLKSFGLSDFVVFHQLDIADASSIASLANFVKSEFGKLDILVTNAGIIGTIIHDKELFNLAIMNRGALSEDNRRKAVTQTYELAEECLQTNYYGAKITTESFLPLLKLSDSPRIVNVSSTLGQLESIPNGWPKSFFNDVDNLTEEKVDKVLKKFLKDFKEGSLDQENGWPKTFSAYIISKAAMNAYTRILAKNFPTLCINSVCPGYVVTDITANTGLLTVEEGASSVVRLALLRNSSPSGLFFYRSGVSSF, encoded by the exons ATGGGAAAAGCTACTAAAAG GTATGCAGTGGTGACTGGTTCGAACAAAGGAATTGGGTTCGAGATAGTAAGGCAGTTAGCTTCAGCTGAAATTAATGTGGTGCTTACAGCAAGAGACGAGAAAAGGGGTCTTCAAGCATTAGAAACACTCAAATCCTTTGGTCTATCCGATTTTGTTGTCTTTCATCAATTAGATATTGCTGATGCTTCAAGTATAGCCTCTCTTGCAAATTTTGTCAAGTCTGAATTTGGAAAACTTGATATCCTGGTAAC caatgcAGGGATTATTGGAACTATAATTCATGACAAAGAGTTATTTAATCTAGCTATCATGAACCGTGGT GCATTATCAGAAGATAATAGAAGAAAGGCAGTGACTCAAACATATGAGTTAGCTGAAGAATGCTTGCAAACAAATTATTATGGAGCTAAAATAACTACTGAATCATTTCTGCCACTCCTAAAGTTATCTGATTCACCAAGAATTGTGAATGTATCATCAACTTTAGGGCAGTTAGAG AGTATACCAAATGGATGGCCAAAAAGTTTCTTCAATGACGTCGATAACCTTACAGAAGAGAAAGTGGATAAAGTATTGAAGAAATTTCTGAAAGATTTCAAAGAAGGTTCATTAGATCAAGAAAATGGCTGGCCTAAGACTTTTAGTGCTTATATCATTTCTAAAGCTGCTATGAATGCATATACAAGAATTCTTGCTAAGAATTTTCCTACTTTATGTATCAATAGTGTTTGTCCTGGTTATGTTGTAACAGATATAACTGCCAATACCGGTTTGTTAACAGTTGAAGAAGGTGCTTCTAGTGTTGTGAGGCTCGCACTACTTCGCAACAGTAGTCCATCTGGCCTATTCTTTTACCGGAGTGGAGTTTCTTCCTTTTGA